The Brachyhypopomus gauderio isolate BG-103 chromosome 17, BGAUD_0.2, whole genome shotgun sequence genome includes a window with the following:
- the c17h8orf74 gene encoding uncharacterized protein C8orf74 homolog isoform X2, giving the protein MYSVQRGLAWSAVAQVANITKVLFYELKGLEKSEVISLIQRCLAQCQPPLPRDQHKALYDFIVETCVCNHRLYQAFLNGQVNLQRMHSHLEICAPPHPLPLSEGTEMATWEKQQALQGLKAAEAEKKAEIHRLKEQAKERLTTELQASLGNLSLLDRLSKQAVENTVRAFLQAQGDTVKDVLLQEIKAVQELLDLRLRQSSLLLPEQSSNSLGFSEKLSTPRSTKPTKK; this is encoded by the exons ATGTATTCAGTACAGCGTGGGCTTGCGTGGTCTGCAGTGGCACAAGTGGCAAATATAACTAAAGTGCTCTTCTATGAGCTTAAAG GGCTGGAGAAATCTGAGGTAATTTCTCTCATCCAGAGATGCTTGGCGCAGTGTCAGCCTCCACTCCCTCGTGATCAGCACAAAGCTTTGTACGACTTCATCGTGGAGACCTGTGTCTGTAACCACCGCCTCTACCAGGCTTTTCTAAACGGACAGGTGAATCTCCAACGCATGCATTCGCACCTTGAGATCTGtgctccaccacaccccctaccACTGAGCGAGGGCACAGAAATGGCCACGTGGGAGAAGCAGCAGGCTTTGCAAGGACTAAAGGCAGCTGAAGCTGAGAAAAAGGCAGAAATCCACAGACTCAAAGAGCAGGCCAAGGAACGACTGACTACTGAACTGCAAGCCAGTCTTGGTAACCTTTCGCTCTTAGACAGATTGAGCAAAcag GCAGTGGAAAACACGGTACGTGCCTTTTTGCAGGCACAAGGAGACACTGTAAAGGATGTTCTGCTGCAGGAAATTAAAGCTGTCCAGGAGCTGCTGGACCTAAGACTGAGGCAGAGTTCTCTTCTGTTACCAGAACAGTCTTCAAACTCATTGGGCTTCTCTGAGAAGCTCTCCACACCGAGGTCCACAAAACCAACAAAGAAATGA
- the LOC143481176 gene encoding L-threonine 3-dehydrogenase, mitochondrial-like has protein sequence MPFVRAVSKATQQALLAAGCGFEPLSASARSISFSPRQVTSDASFHSVSFSETDHPKVLITGGLGQLGVGLAGLLRKRFGKNNVILSDIRKPPNHVYQSGPFMYSDILDYKNLREIVVNNRITWMVHYSALLSAVGEANVTLARDVNITGLHNVLDVAAEHGVRLFVPSTIGAFGPTSPRDPTPDLCIQRPRTIYGVSKVHAELMGEYYHHRYGLDFRCLRYPGIISADSQPGGGTTDYAVQMFHDAVKAGKFVCNLKPDTCLPMMFIDDCLRATLEVMETPAEMLTMRTYNIGAMSFTPEELVREVQKHMPDLQITYDIDPVRQAIADSWPMKFEDSNARKDWGWKHEYNLPELVQTMVNFIISDSRAAHAN, from the exons ATGCCCTTTGTCAGAGCTGTGAGTAAGGCCACGCAGCAGGCCCTCCTGGCTGCAGGGTGTGGCTTTGAACCTCTCTCAGCATCAGCACGGAGCATTAGTTTCTCTCCACGCCAGGTCACGTCCGACGCCAGCTTTCACTCCGTGTCCTTCTCTGAGACTGACCATCCCAAGGTTCTCATCACTG GGGGACTTGGACAGCTAGGCGTTGGCTTGGCTGGGCTCCTTCG gaaGCGATTTGGAAAAAACAATGTCATTCTTTCTGACATTAGAAAGCCCCCAAATCATGTTTACCAAAGTG GTCCCTTTATGTATTCTGATATACTGGACTACAAGAATTTACGGGAGATTGTTGTGAACAATCGTATAACATGGATGGTGCACTACAGCGCCCTACTGAGTGCAGTTGGTGAAGCCAACGTGACTCTTGCTCGCGACGTCAACATCACTG GTCTGCACAATGTCCTGGACGTTGCAGCCGAACATGGTGTGCGGCTCTTTGTTCCCAGCACCATTGGTGCGTTTGGCCCCACGTCCCCGCGTGACCCCACTCCAGACCTGTGCATCCAGCGCCCTCGAACCATCTACGGGGTGTCCAAGGTCCATGCTGAGCTGATGGGAGAG TATTACCACCACAGATATGGCCTTGACTTCCGTTGTCTCAGGTATCCAGGCATCATTTCGGCAGACTCACAGCCTGGAGGAGGAACCACAG ACTACGCCGTCCAGATGTTCCACGACGCTGTGAAAGCGGGGAAGTTTGTGTGCAACCTGAAGCCTGACACCTGCCTGCCCATGATGTTCATCGATGACTGCCTGCGAGCCACGCTGGAGGTGATGGAGACCCCTGCTGAGATGCTTACCATGCGCACCTATAACATTGGTGCCATGAGCTTCACCCCTGAGGAGCTGGTCCGCGAGGTGCAGAAACATATGCCTGACCTGCAGATCACTTACGACATCGACCCAGTCAGACAGGCCATCG CTGACAGCTGGCCTATGAAGTTTGAAGACAGCAATGCAAGAAAAGACTGGGGTTGGAAGCATGAATATAACTTGCCAGAACTTGTCCAGACAATGGTAAACTTCATCATTTCGGACTCGAGAGCAGCACATGCTAACTGA
- the c17h8orf74 gene encoding uncharacterized protein C8orf74 homolog isoform X1 — translation MVSITVNVLQEIARLEKDKGILRLSSCFQWSESEGDDKRHYLHQEFVYENVMYSVQRGLAWSAVAQVANITKVLFYELKGLEKSEVISLIQRCLAQCQPPLPRDQHKALYDFIVETCVCNHRLYQAFLNGQVNLQRMHSHLEICAPPHPLPLSEGTEMATWEKQQALQGLKAAEAEKKAEIHRLKEQAKERLTTELQASLGNLSLLDRLSKQAVENTVRAFLQAQGDTVKDVLLQEIKAVQELLDLRLRQSSLLLPEQSSNSLGFSEKLSTPRSTKPTKK, via the exons ATGGTCTCTATAACAGTGAACGTGTTGCAGGAGATAGCAAGGCTTGAG AAAGACAAGGGGATTTTGCGACTGAGCAGCTGTTTTCAGTGGAGTGAATCTGAAGGCGACGACAAAAGACACTATTTGCACCAAGAGTTCGTCTATGAGAATGTGATGTATTCAGTACAGCGTGGGCTTGCGTGGTCTGCAGTGGCACAAGTGGCAAATATAACTAAAGTGCTCTTCTATGAGCTTAAAG GGCTGGAGAAATCTGAGGTAATTTCTCTCATCCAGAGATGCTTGGCGCAGTGTCAGCCTCCACTCCCTCGTGATCAGCACAAAGCTTTGTACGACTTCATCGTGGAGACCTGTGTCTGTAACCACCGCCTCTACCAGGCTTTTCTAAACGGACAGGTGAATCTCCAACGCATGCATTCGCACCTTGAGATCTGtgctccaccacaccccctaccACTGAGCGAGGGCACAGAAATGGCCACGTGGGAGAAGCAGCAGGCTTTGCAAGGACTAAAGGCAGCTGAAGCTGAGAAAAAGGCAGAAATCCACAGACTCAAAGAGCAGGCCAAGGAACGACTGACTACTGAACTGCAAGCCAGTCTTGGTAACCTTTCGCTCTTAGACAGATTGAGCAAAcag GCAGTGGAAAACACGGTACGTGCCTTTTTGCAGGCACAAGGAGACACTGTAAAGGATGTTCTGCTGCAGGAAATTAAAGCTGTCCAGGAGCTGCTGGACCTAAGACTGAGGCAGAGTTCTCTTCTGTTACCAGAACAGTCTTCAAACTCATTGGGCTTCTCTGAGAAGCTCTCCACACCGAGGTCCACAAAACCAACAAAGAAATGA